In the Drosophila biarmipes strain raj3 chromosome X, RU_DBia_V1.1, whole genome shotgun sequence genome, one interval contains:
- the LOC108033130 gene encoding exosome complex component RRP45 — MFMNSNLFEPGKSKPERNFVQLAVKQNQRFDGRRSNECRDVELTFGADWGTVAVSLGETKVLTHVTCDLGAPTTSRPNEGKLQLNVNLGGVAFLDEVQSTHDQRSLTLNSLLERTFRSSRCVDLESLCVAAEQHVWCIRVDINVLNHDGNLYDASTIATLAALMHFRRPDVTFADDELRIYTEKEREFIPLLFLHYPVSVTYCIYKSSGQPIVDPLLLEENAADSVIVLSFNSYQELCTLNAGGTAPTNVRTIMQCARNAATRAKSLVDFIRKALSLDEERRLQDGRLVQGLVALIGDNQQKLSFRKLMGHQKQEPQAPQSEKMDVDTKAIAKPNVEETAVEEEPDNQETDAPVDSSSWLPQDEDSQELPTPSEASTAKAGKGKQNRSKSKANKKQQAKKQNHSDSEEEAKPVI; from the exons ATGTTTATGAACTCCAATCTCTTCGAGCCGGGCAAGTCGAAGCCGGAGCGGAACTTCGTTCAGTTGGCGGTGAAGCAGAACCAGCGCTTCGACGGCCGGCGCTCCAACGAGTGCCGCGACGTGGAGCTGACCTTCGGCGCGGATTGGGGCACTGTGGCGGTGTCCCTGGGCGAGACGAAGGTGCTGACCCACGTGACCTGCGACCTGGGCGCACCGACCACGTCCCGGCCCAACGAGGGCAAGCTCCAGCTGAACGTGAACCTCGGCGGCGTGGCCTTCCTGGACGAAGTGCAAAGCACACATGACCAGAGGTCCCTCACCCTCAACTCCCTGCTCGAAAGGACCTTCCGCAGCTCCAGGTGCGTGGACCTGGAGTCCCTGTGCGTGGCCGCCGAGCAGCATGTGTGGTGTATCCGCGTGGACATCAATGTGCTCAATCACGACGGGAATCTGTATG ATGCCAGCACCATAGCCACTTTGGCTGCTCTAATGCACTTCCGGCGACCCGACGTCACGTTCGCGGACGATGAACTGCGCATCTACACGGAGAAGGAGCGGGAATTCATCCCGCTGCTTTTCCTCCACTACCCAGTGAGTGTCACCTATTGCATTTACAAGAGCAGTGGCCAGCCAATTGTGGACCCACTTCTGCTGGAGGAGAACGCCGCCGATTCGGTGATTGTGCTCAGCTTTAACTCGTACCAGGAGCTGTGCACCCTGAATGCCGGAGGCACTGCGCCCACCAATGTCCGAACAATCATGCAATGTGCCCGCAATGCAGCGACTCGTGCCAAGTCCCTGGTGGACTTCATACGCAAGGCTTTGTCGCTGGACGAAGAGCGTCGGTTGCAGGACGGTCGATTGGTCCAGGGACTGGTGGCTCTCATCGGTGACAATCAGCAAAAGCTGAGTTTCAGGAAACTGATGGGTCACCAAAAGCAGGAGCCCCAGGCTCCTCAAAGCGAAAAAATGGATGTGGACACCAAGGCCATTGCGAAGCCAAACGTTGAGGAGACGGCAGTCGAGGAAGAGCCGGACAACCAGGAGACAG ACGCCCCCGTGGACTCCAGCAGTTGGCTGCCCCAGGATGAGGACTCCCAGGAACTGCCCACACCCTCGGAGGCGTCCACAGCGAAGGCCGGCAAGGGCAAGCAGAATCGCAGCAAAAGCAAGGCCAATAAAAAGCAACAAGCGAAGAAACAAA ATCACAGCGACTCCGAGGAGGAGGCCAAGCCAGTCATCTAG